The genomic stretch TTGTATAGGACTTTGAATTGAAGGAGAGGAAGTGACCCGTTCCCGAGTAGGGATTTAATGCAGAATGGCTGCATGCAGTGGAGTCGCTCTTTATTTCTGTTACTCTTGTTTCAGCTGCGTCTTAAAATCCCTTGcatcatgttttttttttttgtggatgCAGACTGTGGTAAAGATGATCGTGATATGAATGAcgagatgaagaaggacattattAGTCTATTGTCAGGGGAAATTAACTTGCACAAAAATGTCACTGATGACAATCTGGAACACACCAATGCTCTAATTATGAGTGCCAAGAGAGCATCTTCACATTACCAAAAAGAGACGGAGAAATGCAACATGGGGATGGAAGCATGCGAGGGTGCTCGGGAAATGGCGGAAGCTGCATTGATTCAAGAGCGCAAGCTCTCGGCATTGTGGGAGAGAAGAGCCATTGAGCTGGGATGGAAAGACAAGTGAAGACAGACTTTATTCAAGGAAATTAACCATTCAAACATTTTTGGCATATGCGTGGATATGCACCCTATTGACTAAATTACCCCTCATGTGAATACGGTTGCTGTTTTTGCCAATTAGGTTTCATTCTTTGTACTTGAGATTGTATTTCCGGTTAATTGGTCTTCATTCTTTGTTTTGTGGTGTCAGTAAAATATGCATGTGATTAATAGATTGTTGATAAAGTAGAAGTGCAGAGAACATAGTACAGTGTTTACCCCTAAATTAGGCAAAAATTAAAGTTGTACGCGGTTTAAAGGATACATGGTATAATTCAACACAAAAGTTAAGAATAGCAATAACTGAATTAAAGACGAAATAAACGATCAAACCAATCGCAGTGTTATGACCAAGCTTGATATTAGATTGAACAGTGGCCTCGTCCTCGATTGAACCCTCGGTTCGAGCCCAGACGTGAATTGAGAACAGAAATAAGTAAGCAAGTTCTTAACAGTAgccaaaaggtaaaaatatactTTTATTGCCATGAATTGCATGTTACAACATGTATTACAAAAGAAAAAACTTTTCCTTTATATAATAGAAGAGTTTCAATCCTAGTATaagtctaaaaaaggtaaaaatcttcttttcCCGGTAATTGTTGATCCATAATCGACATCGAGCGAGATTCACGCCGTGATATCCGATTGAGGACGGGTATTACGGCCCTTTATTCGTCATGCATAACCGTTCACCGTGTCTCCCGAGGTCTAAAACTTACACTCGGCCAGGGACGTGCCGCTTTACCATGTCCGATGTCGGATATACCGTTCATTCTTTCAGGGTATCGATATGAAGGGTCTTTGACCTCGACTACAATCTCGCGAATCTTTGCTCTCCCTCCATTCTCTCATCGGGGAATCGGGGTAGACGTTGCCCCCCAATTTTACCCGTGCACAAATAGTCTCCTCATTTCCGGAGGGTAAATTTATCGAAGCGACGGGAAGCGAAAAGTTAACCTCGGTTCTTTCATTCGTATGTTATGACTGAGTTGTTGGGTCAACGAAACGTCCCATCAGTCGCGTCATTTTGACTTCGGACACGTGTCAGCCGTCGATTGACTGTCCTCGAATGCGAAACGTCGCGCATTGATTGTTTTCCCCTATAAAAACTCCGACCCTGTTTCACTTCTTCAATTTCCGATTCTAGAATTCCTCGACTTACCCTCGAATTATCTACTTACCTTTTACTCCCTCAAATCTTCATACATTGCTCCTTAGACCTTCATATCTTCATCCCCAATCTTCATACATTCTCTTTGAATCTTCAACCCAGATCTTCATATCTTCAtccatcttcaaatcttcatttttttcttcaaaCCTTTATATTTCCCCGATTCCAATGGAAAAAACTTCCAAATCAATGCCTCAGCaaactgctccttcatcttccaACCCGTCCACAAACACCGAAGTGATCATTTTTTAGGTGGCCGAGGAGCCTCCCTTGAAGAGCTTCGTACCCGGGGGCTACTCCATCAGGAACGACTTCAACGTCGAGAAGGCCTCTAGTTAACATGACCGAGGTAAGGAAACATGGAGGTACATATGCTCCATTACCGAGGAAACAGTACCCACAGTCCGGGTAGACTTTAACTGGGAGGGCAAGGGGGAGGTCATCCCCGGGCCAAATGACAACATTACTATTCACGTGGAAGGGTATTTGATTGTTTATACATACCCCTTCACGCTCGCCCCGGTAGACCCCATAGTCCTCGACTTCTGCAAAAGGGAGGTGTGCTTTAGGCAAATTCACCCTTCCTTTTGGAGGACCTTAATCCTCCTCCGACACTTCGTGAACAACACTGAAGTACCTCGGCTCACCCTTGACCATCTGCTTCATCTATATAGCCCCCAAATCTTTCGAGGGGGGTTAATCAAGCTCGTTCACTGAGCAAGCAAGGCTCCATACTCGAGCATCGGCAAGGCCCTAAATCTCTTATTTGGCTCTCTTTCTATCTCTGATTATATTCGAGTTGTTACTTGTTGGAGGAACGAATTGAGTCGTGTGTGACTAGGTGGAATTCGGCATGGCTTGTCAGTCGAATAGCTTGTATTGGCTGAGATAAAATCATTAGACCTGCAATTAGTGAAATCGGACTTGGATAAGGTATGTTTGGATAATAATATCATTAATCAGCTTAGAGTTTGGCAATGGTTCTTGTTGGGAGAGAGAACTCCACGACTTGTTGATTAGGtgagtggttatgagtttctacatgtttctttcatcattcgCAGAGTACGAAGGTTTGGAacaaggttttatttgatatgagcTTTGTTACCGGTATCAGGTTTGATATTGGGTTGCTATTTGTTACACCCCGTATTTGCACGTGAAAGTATGTCATAATTAAATTaatataagctcggaaatgagatgttacatcccgtattttcgtacgttaaagtttcgtcgtaagttaatcgacgtaagcttgggaatgagattattttgaggctATACGCATTATGcgatttcaaacaagtaataagtaaattcgtgaaggtaagagggtaagcgaatcgaagaaaatgaaattcgtcaaaatttgacattttgggacaaAATACGGTCTGaactataatacccggtatttatggacttaTGCcctacaaggtaccacatgaccatgatagtaaggtatataaggtgtgctaaaaataagtagtactttaagtaatttgaaatgattcttaattatgtgggtaattgattaattgttGGATTAGTGGGAAATTTCCAAGTTAATTAGGAAATTGGTAATTTATTTAAGACATTTTGGATTGTCTTTTGGATAAAGTCTTGAAACCAATGTAGCAGCCAATAAAAAGCCCCAAAGAATGACTCTTCAATTAGGTGCTATGTGGCATATTTAATAGAATTGGTGGCACACAAACCTCAAAGTAAGGGATTATTACACATAAGTTAAGAGGAAAAATTCATATGCTTGCTAAAGCTCACAGGTTGAAGCTCAAAAATTTCAAGAATCTCTTTATTCACTATACGACTTCTAATTCACAAAGGAACGTGAATTAGAATTTGGCAAAGTAACGAATTTTGAGCAA from Nicotiana sylvestris chromosome 12, ASM39365v2, whole genome shotgun sequence encodes the following:
- the LOC104227904 gene encoding uncharacterized protein isoform X1 — protein: MTLVNDFFRRANTFMGHSSSEQRLCSVRFILVVLGLCLVLYIVRPPRLWHNSTLLASCPPCSCDCSRDSILSLPLDVINNSLEDCGKDDRDMNDEMKKDIISLLSGEINLHKNVTDDNLEHTNALIMSAKRASSHYQKETEKCNMGMEACEGAREMAEAALIQERKLSALWERRAIELGWKDK
- the LOC104227904 gene encoding uncharacterized protein isoform X3; its protein translation is MGHSSSEQRLCSVRFILVVLGLCLVLYIVRPPRLWHNSTLLASCPPCSCDCSRDSILSLPLDVINNSLEDCGKDDRDMNDEMKKDIISLLSGEINLHKNVTDDNLEHTNALIMSAKRASSHYQKETEKCNMGMEACEGAREMAEAALIQERKLSALWERRAIELGWKDK
- the LOC104227904 gene encoding uncharacterized protein isoform X2 — protein: MITVRRANTFMGHSSSEQRLCSVRFILVVLGLCLVLYIVRPPRLWHNSTLLASCPPCSCDCSRDSILSLPLDVINNSLEDCGKDDRDMNDEMKKDIISLLSGEINLHKNVTDDNLEHTNALIMSAKRASSHYQKETEKCNMGMEACEGAREMAEAALIQERKLSALWERRAIELGWKDK